Below is a window of Stappia sp. DNA.
ATGTAATAGCCGATGGCCAGGATGAACACGAGGATCGCCCCCGCGCCGATGCCCGGTACGGTCTGCGGGAAATAGACCCGCCAGAAGGCGGTCCAGTCGGTCGCGCCGAGGCTCTTGGCGGCCCGCACGTAGGAGGGCGAGATCGTCTTCATCACCGAATAGAGCGGCAGGATCATGAAGGGCAGCAGGATGTGCGTCATGGCGATGATCGTGCCGGTCTGGTTGTTGATCATCACCAGCCGTCCCGCATCGTCCACCACATGCGCCCAGACGAGGAAGTCGTTGATCACGCCCTGTTGCTGCAGCAGCACCTTCCACGCCGAGGTGCGCACCAGCAGCGATGTCCAGAAGGGCAGGAGCACCAGGATCATCAGGAGGTTCGCCGTGCGCGCCGGGAGTGCGGCGAGCAGGAAGGCGATCGGGTACCCCAGAAGCAGGCAGGAGAAGGTGATCGTCAGCGACAGGAACAGCGTGCGGCCGAACAGGAAGAGATAGATCCGCTCGTCCTCGGGCTTCAGCTCGATGCCGTCGGGGGTCAGCTGCGCGTCGGCCGCGGACAGGAAATAGCCGGAGGTGTAGCGCGGCGAGAAGGTCTTGATCACCGCCCACTTCTCGGGATCGCCCCAGTCGTCGTCGGCGTCGATGAACGCTTCCTTCATGCTGACCGTCTCGAAGCCCGGCACGGCCGCCGCGGCTTGCGACAGCAGCGCGGCGCTGTCGCCCGAGAAGGCGTCGGCCGCCGCCGGGTTGGCGACGAGATCCCGGTAGAGGGCGGTGTAGACGGCGTTCCACGGCTCTTCATCCGTGGGACTGTCGGCCTCCTCGGTCTGGATGAAGCGCGCGAACTCGCCGTAGATGTCGAAGGTGCGCGGCAGCGCCGCGGCGACGCCGTCGCGGAAGGCAAAGGCCGGCTCCGGCCGCTCGAAGTCGGTTCCCGCGTCGCGGGCGGCGGCGCGCTCGTCGGCCCAGGCGGCCTGATCGGCGATCCACTCGGGGGAGGCCAGCAGCATCACAAAGGTGACGGGCTCTTCCCACACCGGATTCAGCGCGACGAACTGGTCGGTATAGACCTCGCCGAAATCGTCGACCCGCCGTCCCGTGCGGCGGAAGGTCGAGGAGATGCCGCTTTCCTCGTAGTTCAGCCGCGTGCCGAGCTGCGTGTGCCGCTTGTATTCGGCCGCGATCATCATGTCGAAATGCAGGGCGTTGAAGACGCTCTCGCCCGGCGCCTCGCCGCTGTCGGCGTCCCACTCCTGCAGCTCCACCACCGTGCGCGGCAGGGTTTCGGACACGATCTGGTTCTCGACGGAGCGGAACAACATGTCGAGGATCGGCGCGACGAAGGAAATCAGGACGAAGATCAGAAGCGGCGCGATCAGGACCAGCGAGCGCATCTTCTCGCGCCGCAGCGCGCGGGCCAGACTGGCCTTGAGCGGTTTGCCGTCCTGTGTCGTCAGGACCTGAGGCGCGCCGTTGGCGTCGGCCCCGGTCTGATCGGCTGCGGATGTGTTCGTGGTCATCGTGCCGCCCCGTCGAAAGGATCTCTGGTCGCCCGGTGCCGCGTGTCCCCGGCGCCGGGGTTCGGCGGTCGGGCGGACGACGACGGGTCGGGCCTGTTCTGGTTATGCGTCTGGTTATGCGTCTCGGGTTTCGCATCCGGCGCGCCGTGCCTGGACCGTCGCCCACACCTACCCTGGCCATTTCCCGGGGATGGTTTCGGGCCGCAGTCCCCGCGAGCCCCGCGGTCCGGGCGGACCCCTGAGCCGGCGCAGGCAGAGCGGGCGCACGGAGCCGCGTCGGCCGTCGGGTCCCGACGTCGCGCCGGTGCGGAAGGGGATCCGCGCCGAGGCGGCGCGGATCGATCTTGTCGGCGGACAGCGCGCGGCGCGCGCTGCCTCAGGCCGGATTACTGCGCGAGCCAGGCCTGGAACTTGGCGTCCAGGTCATCGCGATAGTCCGCCCACCACTCGTAATTGTAGAGGAAGGTGTTGGTGGCGTTGGCCGGATCGGTCGGCATGTGCGGCGCCATGTCGATGCCCAGTTCCGCGTGCTGGCCGACGAGCGGAGCGGAGGACTTGCGGGCCGGGCCGTAGGAGATGTACTTGGCCTGATCGGCAAGACGCTGGGTGTCGGTGGCGAAGAACAGGAAGTCCATCACCGCCTTCTTGCGCTCTTCCGGCAGACCGGCCGGCACGATCCAGCCGTCCAGGTCGAACACCTGCGCGTCCCACAGCATCTTCACCGGCTGATCCTGCTCCTCGATGAGCGAGAACAGGCGACCGTTGTAGGTCGAGCCGATCACGACTTCCTTGTCGGCGAGCAGCTGCGGGGTCTCGGCGCCGGCCGACCACCACACGACCTGATCCTTGATCGTGGCGAGCTTGGCGAGCGCGCGATCGACGCCTTCCTCGGTCTCCAGCACGTCATAGACGTCTTCCTTGGCGACACCGTCGCACAGGAGGGCCCATTCCATGTTGTTGATCGGGCGCTTTTCGAGCGAGCGCTTGCCCGGGAAGGCCTCCAGGTCGAAGACGTCGCAGATGTCGTCCGGCTCGCGGCCGCCCCACTCCTCGACGTCGGAGCGATAGCCGAAGGTCGTCGAGTAGACGATCTGGGGAATGAAGCAGTCGGAGACGATCAGGTCGCCAAAGTCTTCCGAGGCCGGGGTGCCGTCGGGCGCGGCGGCGAGCACCTCGTCGAAGTCGATCTCCTCGGCGAGGCCCTCGTCGCACAGGCGGATGGCGTCGGAGGCCACCACGTCGACGAGATCCCAGGTGAGGTTGCCGGCTTCGTTCATGGCGCGCAGCTTCGCGACGGCCTCGTTGGAGGACTCGTCCCAGATCACGTTGATGTCCGGGTTCATCTCCATGTAGGGCTCGGTGTAGGCGTTCTTCTGCGACTCCTGATAGGCGCCGCCCCACGAGACGAAGGTGAGGTCGAGGGCCAGCGCCCCCGTCGTCATCATCGCGCTGGCGCCGCCAGCGAGAAGGAGTGTCTTGAGCTTCATCGAGTAAGTCCCCTCGTTTTGGTGTTCGCCCGAGGTGCTCTCGGGATGGGATGCCCCCGGCCGCGCGGCCGGCGGCAGGCGTCGTGCGGGCCGGCCCGCGTCAGGCGACGGCGTCGAGCGCCTTGCAGTCGCCGGCGGCCCATCCGATCTCGACCGATTGCCCGGTCTTCAGATCGCGCTTCTGACCGCGGTTGCGCACCTTGACGACAAATTCGTCGTTCTGCGCGACGTTCATGCGCACGCGGATATGGTCTCCAAGATAGATCATTTCCTCGATGCGGCCAGTCACAAGGTTGTCCATGTCTTCGTGCGTGTCGAACTCGATTCGTTCCGGACGAAGGGACAGGGTGGTCCGCGACCCCACCCCGTCGATATTGACCGCTTCTGCCTTGAGCATTGTGCCGTCGTCGAGTTTGACGTCGCAGGTGCTGCCCTCGACCGCCGTGACGGTCCCGCTCAACTTGTTGTTCTCGCCGATGAACTGGGCGACGAACGAGTTCTGCGGATTCTCGTAGAGATCGTCCGGCGTCGACAGCTGCTGGATCACCCCGTCGTTGAACACCGCGACGCGGTCCGACATCGTCAGCGCTTCGGTCTGATCGTGCGTCACATAGACGATCGACACGCCGATGTTCTCGTGGATGTGCTTGATTTCATACTGCATCTGCTCGCGCAGCTGCTTGTCGAGTGCGCCCAGCGGCTCGTCCATCAGCACCAGCTCCGGTTCGAAGACCAGCGCGCGCGCCACGGCGACGCGCTGCTGCTGGCCGCCCGAGAGCTGCGCCGGACGCCGGCTTCCGAAGTCGCCGAGCTCCACCATCTCGAGCGCCTTCTTGACCTTCGCCTCCTGCTCCGCCTTGCCCATGCCGCGCACCTGCAGCGGAAAGGCGAGATTCTCCGCCACGCTCATGTGCGGGAACAGCGCGTAGTTCTGAAACACCATCCCGATGCCACGCTTGTGCGGCGGCACGTTGTTGATCGGGCGGTCGTTGAGGAAGATCTCGCCATGCGTGGCCGGCTCGAAGCCGGCAAGCATCATCAGGCATGTCGTCTTGCCGGACCCCGACGGGCCAAGCATCGTCAGGAATTCGCCCGGCGGAATGTCCAGATTGAGGTTCTTCACCACGAGGGTCTCCCCGTCGTAGCTCTTCTGGACGTTCTCGTAGCGGACGGCTGCGCCCCTGGTCTGTGTCATCTGTGCCCCTAAGCAATCGCGGGCAGGGGCGTGCATGAGCGGCCCGGGACATCTGTCCCGAGTCGGCATATGACGTGCTGTTCCCTGCCACGAACTCTTTGTGGTTCGTTTCAAGACCCTGAAAGTCCGGCAAGCTAAGCAAAATTTGACTCACAATGAAAGGGGGTATGAAGAATTTTTATTAATTCCATAAATGAAAACAAAGCGATGCTGCGGCGCGAACACGGCGCGCCTTGACGGCGACGTTGCTTGGGAGCGCAAGTCTCCGCCCCGACGTTGCTTGTGCCGGCCGGGGCGGGCCGGGCCTCGCTGTCGTTGTGCCGAAGAACTTACACGTTGCTGTCTGGAAATTCGGCCTTCCGTCGCGACATGTAGCCGATCAGCGCCTCGTCGGTCGCCGGATCGAGGTCGGGCGCC
It encodes the following:
- a CDS encoding extracellular solute-binding protein; translation: MKLKTLLLAGGASAMMTTGALALDLTFVSWGGAYQESQKNAYTEPYMEMNPDINVIWDESSNEAVAKLRAMNEAGNLTWDLVDVVASDAIRLCDEGLAEEIDFDEVLAAAPDGTPASEDFGDLIVSDCFIPQIVYSTTFGYRSDVEEWGGREPDDICDVFDLEAFPGKRSLEKRPINNMEWALLCDGVAKEDVYDVLETEEGVDRALAKLATIKDQVVWWSAGAETPQLLADKEVVIGSTYNGRLFSLIEEQDQPVKMLWDAQVFDLDGWIVPAGLPEERKKAVMDFLFFATDTQRLADQAKYISYGPARKSSAPLVGQHAELGIDMAPHMPTDPANATNTFLYNYEWWADYRDDLDAKFQAWLAQ
- a CDS encoding ABC transporter ATP-binding protein, translating into MTQTRGAAVRYENVQKSYDGETLVVKNLNLDIPPGEFLTMLGPSGSGKTTCLMMLAGFEPATHGEIFLNDRPINNVPPHKRGIGMVFQNYALFPHMSVAENLAFPLQVRGMGKAEQEAKVKKALEMVELGDFGSRRPAQLSGGQQQRVAVARALVFEPELVLMDEPLGALDKQLREQMQYEIKHIHENIGVSIVYVTHDQTEALTMSDRVAVFNDGVIQQLSTPDDLYENPQNSFVAQFIGENNKLSGTVTAVEGSTCDVKLDDGTMLKAEAVNIDGVGSRTTLSLRPERIEFDTHEDMDNLVTGRIEEMIYLGDHIRVRMNVAQNDEFVVKVRNRGQKRDLKTGQSVEIGWAAGDCKALDAVA